CCATCCATTCTCAATCTTTCTCCATCCTTTTTGACCAGCTTCAGGCACCGTACACACTTTCATTGCTGTATGTCATGTACAGGAAGAGGTCCTCATCATGATGTTCCTGTAGCCGTGGAGAATGAAGACTTAGTATTTGTTTAACATGCAACACATCAAGCAAATATGTGAAACATTATGTACATGTATTTCGGCAGCTGATGACAATGATGGGAGCCAAGGATTTCAAGGTGGTGTTATTACCTCATAGACAGCAGACAGGGACATGCTGGATGGGGGGAGGGAGTTCTTGACAAAAAAGAAGAGGGCCTCCTCGGGCCTCATAGACACTCGCTGTCTGATCAGGAAACACAGCTGACCAACTGTAAGACATTTGATAAGAGTAAGTATTAACCAGTCACTCCAGGATTTTGCAATCTTGTGATTTTGCAAATTCAAGGATTTTGGCGCATACATACAAGGGGAAGAAATTGCAAATGGTCAGATAGAAACATATCATTTCACCAAGTTTAATTTCATTATAAAAGGAATGTCATAAGTCCAATATCCTAGGGCTGGATTTCGCCATCTTTACCATGACACGATACATATTACAATACAAATGTCACAACACATTACATCACAATATTAATAAGAGGTAATTCATTACAGcaaatgtgtgcaaaaaaaTGATTAAAGCCCTACAAGAGCATCTTTAATCTGCTCttgtcattctgtctgtctgtaattcCGTTCTTACATGTGACCATCTCAGGCTCTGCGGAGATACTGCATTAATGGTCTACAGAAACCCATGGTGAATACACAAATAACTGTTCACACAGGTGACAGAATCTCTTCAGTGCCAACTACCAACACCTGAATAGTATTTGATTGGTTTGAACAAGATGCATTGCAAAAATTTTAATTTAATATCTTCATGAACATGAAAAACCAAGTCTTTTTAAGACTGTTTATATAGGGCTAAGTCACAAAATCACCTCAGTGCAAATCTACCATTAGACAATAAGAGGGGGTGAACGGTAAAACATAAACATGGCTAACTTACCTGTCAAATCTGCGGGAACTAGGTACTTCTTTTTGTCCAGTTCTGGAACTCGTGATCTTGAAGCCTTCTCAACAATAATCTTATCGGAATGGTAAGAAAGTAATTAGCTCTGTAACATTCAGCATATGTCACTTGCACTGTAAATGACTGAAATAACAATTGACAACATCATGACACTGTTGTGTGATACTGCATGAATTATGACTGACTACTTACAGGTATTTTATCAGGATGTTTAGCCCGgaccctctccccctctgatCTCCTCACTTCCAGAGGGACGGTACGCTGATACTGGCTACTCATCTAAAGGGAAGAGTCAGGGGGAAATCATTTCCTCAAATCTTCCACAAGTTATTGACACcatccatatgtgtgtgccaCCACAATATGGCCATGTCTAGTGTAATTTGAAAGCCACAAGTATGTTCATGACAACAGGAGTTTAAATTCAACAGGATTACGACAAAATACATGTACAAGTAAAATGTACACACTTCACAGCAACAGGAAGTCCTCCGTTTAGACTTATTGTACTATTAACAAGGAGGCGGGAATGAAATACCATAAAAATAGCCTACGCAACATATCAACTATGCAATATATCAACAAAGACAATTAAGCCTAAAGCCTGAATTACTTATAAGCAAATTAATTCTGATGCGGGGTAGTGGTGTGGTCGGCCCAATAAGCCATTAGCTATATTTGCAATATGTGATTTTAGAACAACAGACTATTAGGTACACTACTGTAAACGACAAGAACATGGGGAAGTGGAACAAATTCCGTCATAAATTTAAACGGTTTGTTATCGATACCTTGCCAGCTAAATTAATGGGCTAGTTTACGTAGCGACGATAACTTTCCATTAGTAGCTTTATCGGGACCAGTACAGTCGAGCGCTAGCTGAGATAACCGTACCTTTACAACACTTTCACATGACAACACATTACAATCGCTTTGCCCTTTATAGTCGACAATTAACATTACTACACTAAACTAGGTTACTATGCAATATACTACCACGTCTGAAACATGCgattaacgttagctaacccAGTGATACACATACCTAAATAAGTCACCCTACTTACTTGCTAGCTAGAAGAAGGCTAACTATATCTTGCTAAGAAGAGGGCTATGGCAATAACGATAAACCTTACCTTAAAACCACTGGCAGCTGAATATCAGACCCAGTAAACGGGATACTATACAGTCCTTTGTGGAGCAGAACAAGATAACACAGCAAACGTGGAGCTAACTGCAGATACAAGGCAGATTTTACTCAAATGTCCTGTGATGAAGAAGTCTATTTTTAAAATGTCGACTGGTCCACTTCTCtgagtgaaacaacaacaaacattaaCCCGTCCATTTCATTGATGTTTGACCAATGGGAGACGTTCACATAGACAGACGCTACTTCCATCCATTTAGTGACGGGCGAAGGATGGAATTCTGATTTGTTGACCATGTTTCCATTGGCTTAAGCCCCTGCCAGACAGCTAATTTGCTCTCTTGTCCACCCCTAGCTGGGATGACTGACAGCACAGCAAACCAATCACATAGAAAGCTAACTGGGCCAAAATGCAAATGAATACGTGCCCTACGTGTCATTACAGGCTGCAGGGCTAATACTAGTGTGCCAATACTCTAGCAGAGAATTTTGTTAAATCGGTCCAGATTCTCCTCTTTCTgactgtgtggatgtctgtcGAACATTAATTGAAAGAATGGGGAAACAGCTCTGCACCGTCTCCTTAAAGATATTTTATTATCAGATTCTGATATAATTTCGCTGAAATCAATGATAAAACATGTTTTATTGATTTAAATTTAGTAGGCACGGTCTAGCAATAATATATTGTATACAATAGTATGAAAAATGCTAAATATAAGGCTAAAGTATATTTGTAAAACTTTCTTgcaaaacaagaacaacaacgaAGGACCGTTGCACAACAGTTTGTCGAGTATAGGCTACTGTAAGTCTGCACTGGTGTTGCTGTCTGAAATGCACATCGTAATCAAAACATAGAGTTCAAAATACGTTTGTTCCAGGTTCCACAGGTTCCGTGCATACAGTAGAATATGTACAGTAGGTGACAATACATATGTATGCCAACACATGTAGTAGCAATgcataaacaatacataattaaagagacaggcagacagacagacagataggaaAGAATAGCTAGATAAGTATCTGATTAATTCAGCCGTGGGCATCAAACTGGAGATGTTTTGCACTTTAGTATCCTTCTTTTTAAACCTCAGCATACTACCTCTTCTTCCATCCACGCCACCACCACTGATATCCTGACACTGAATATCTGTAGGACCTTTATTGTTGAAAATGTCACCCGGAAATTCTTTAATCAGCTACCAGGTCAAAAGAGCGAAACGACCGTGCTAGACCGAGCTCTTCTTTCCAAGTGgaattgaaataaaataaataacatagtTGTACTCTATCTTGTTCAAAGTCTGTATATCCTACTTTATCGACTGATAGATCGCCATTCATTCCAGTCTAAAGCGACTAATTATTTCAAAGGCAACACGTTTTCTAGAAAGGTCTTCATGTGGTAGTTGGCTAAGTTGCTAGCTAATTAGCCCATCAAATCCTGAACAGACATTTGGATGGGTTCAGTGCATGCAATGATGCCGATCTGCTTCAAGTAGGATAGCGGTTATCATTTGCATAAGGTTATTATAACGGTTTTTATTCAGACGCTGTGAACTTTGTTGTCCGTTGAAAGTGCGCGTAGCTGCACAGAGTACCAAGCTCACCACTCCCCCGTCTAAGGTTAGCTAGCATCGTGGAGTACCACGAACATGTCGGATGAATTTGATGAATTCGAGAGGCAGttgacagaaaacaaacaaggtGAGACAGATTCCATTGTCCCTCTATACTCAAGGCTAACTTGCCACGTAACAAACTACATCAGTAGCCCATCAAGACTGTTTACAAGGGAAATAAATATGCGCTAGCTGTCGATAGACACTTCGCTAAGTTCACAGCTAGCTTATTGTCTCCTCTCTTTTAATACATTAACAATTTAGACGTTGAGTTTCATTCTTTTGAGTTGCCTCATTTTGCAGTAATTTGAGTGGTAGtgatatatttattttgacagAGCTTTCAAGTTAAATTTGGCATGTATTATGGTCTTTGTTAAATGTGGAAGTTGTGCCTGCGATTAGCATTGTTTCTTCGTATGAAACATCTCCTTGCTGCAAGAAAGCTAATAGGTCCTGGTCATTACCTTTGTCACACGCGCGCTTTTCCAAGGCTCGCGTGTTATGAACACTATCCTATAGTgttatacattattattattataataagcAGTGCAAGGATATGGCACTGTGTTAATAGAATTGGTAGAACAACCGAATCTTCAAGCCTTTTTAAAAGATTAACGTTAAACAAGCAACACTGTTGTCCGTTATCAGTAGACAGTTGCCAGTTACTGAAAATACCTCTTTTCATTTATCTGTTTATAAATGTTCATCAGGGCTAAAGAAGATGATGACACAACATCAACTTAGATGATCGTAGGTTGAGTTTTGGTTGTTTACATTGGGCAAGTTGCCAGCCTCATGAGGTGGTATAAACATATACACCACCTGAATGTTATGGCTAAAGTCGGTGTGTCTTTTTAACACTTCAAATTCAACGTTAACCAGCCGACAGGGACAAGGAGAATAAACACCATGGGCGCAGTCGATCGCGAAGTAAAAGCCGTGAGAAGAAACGGAGAAGCCGAGAtcgagacagagaaaggaggacTAGCAGAGACCGACATGCAGAGAGCAAAGATCGTAGACAGAGACGCAGGTAACTTATATTTAATAAGTTATATTTAAAACAATATTTATCTCCTTGACTTCAACTTCAACATGACAGTCGCAAATATTGTAGGCGTTGATGCATTGGGAATTTAGATGTGATGCACTGTATGCTGCCTGTCAGAGTACCTCTGGACAGATAC
The DNA window shown above is from Clupea harengus chromosome 11, Ch_v2.0.2, whole genome shotgun sequence and carries:
- the zgc:92606 gene encoding gamma-aminobutyric acid receptor-associated protein-like 1; this encodes MSSQYQRTVPLEVRRSEGERVRAKHPDKIPIIVEKASRSRVPELDKKKYLVPADLTVGQLCFLIRQRVSMRPEEALFFFVKNSLPPSSMSLSAVYEEHHDEDLFLYMTYSNESVYGA